In the Colletotrichum lupini chromosome 4, complete sequence genome, GAGCGTTAACGGCAAGCTCGGCATGGCAGGAAAGATGTCAACGGACAGCATGGCAAAGCAAATGGTACTTTCCGAGAACGGCCTCGAGGAGAACGTCACTGTCGTTCAGAAGGGACATGGCATTTGGAGGCCCTGGAGATTCTCCGTTGATCCTGTTCGTGCTGTGATTGACACTGCCATTGCCGGAGTTGGGTATCTGCTGTACGTGTTCTTTTTCTCGCTGCTTACTTTTGAAACATCTACTAACAATTCATAGCATGTTGGCTGTCATGACAATGAACGTTGGTTACTTGCTGTCAGTTCTCGGCGGCGTCTTCCTGGGCAGTCTCGCTGTTGGCCGTTTTGCCACTATGGGCGAGCACTAGTGAATTATCAGCAGCAGTTATGGAGACAATACCGACTAGAACGATCTCCTCAATTCACTTGCTGTTGTATGATGCGGTGACTCTAGTGATGGACGGATGCTGGATCATGGCAAATAGACACGAGGAATGCGACCACGACGGAATGGACACCGCGACAATCAacaaacttttttttttctgtcctttttttttcttcttctttttttggaACCGCATGCGAAGGAAACTACCAGGCTACTTCCGGCTGGAGATTACGCTCGCTGTGTTGTGCTGCACGAAGCAACGTTTGTACACTCAGTGGCAGCCTGCGGTTGTCAAACTCAAGCAGCTACGATCGATAGTAGTGAAGCTATGTGTACAGATTCGGTACTCAATATGGGGTTCCCTCCTTCTCGTCTCTTGTGGTCTCGTGGTGATAGCGCGGCAAGTACATATACAAGGGTGCCTAGTGCCGTTCCTGGCTCGTGCAGAAACCTTCTCAAACTCCCTCAGCCCGTCGCCTCCGTCCCCCGCTTCCTGCGAGGTTCAAGTGAGACATACCAAGCCACCAAGCAAGTCTTCCTTACCGTCGCTGCCTTCGTTGCTGTGCCACATCACCTAAGCCGTCTACTCGACCTCTTCCCCTTTCGTCCAAGTCAAGCCTTCGAATACCAAATGAGTCGAGCCCAAAAGGAGCCGCATGTCGACCTGTCCGCCACGCTCGGCCAGAGATGCAACTGGAGGTGGCTATAGCCTATCAGCCCTCAGATTCTGCCCCTACGAAAGTGTATCACTAAGCAGCCAGACAGGCTCACATGCTGGCAGGGTCCAATTCGAGGGGATGCAACCCAGGACGAACGATAAGATCAGCAGCCCGACCATGTTTTCTGGGACTGCACCAATAGTCGACTGTACACCCAATCACATGTTTTGCGAGTACGGATACGTTATTATTGTTGATCAACAGGCATCCTCCCTTCGCGCTCTGGCGTCTCGAGTCGCGGTGCCAGATGCGACGTCACCCAGCGTGGCATGGCAGCCCTGAGCATGTGGAGTGTTTCCCCCAATTCCGCACTCTTCGAAGAACCCGTCCTTCCACGAAGCTTGTTTCTGCCCGTTTCATCTGAACAGCTCCCCTCCAGACTGACCTCGAAGTTTCACTGCTCCGATGCTCCGTTCCAGTCAAATTTGGTTCCCGGCCATCTTGCAGAGGGGTACGACAACTTCCACATGGGACGGACAAAATGAATCGATGCTCTACCTCGACGATCTCTTCTCTACAGCAGAGCTTTGAATGGCCAAGACAATGACGAGGTTACCGCATGTCTACCGGCGTTACTAGCACCAGTGTCAGAAACCGAGAGACAAGCAAGATATATTTGCACCACCAACTCCGACTGAAGGCTGTGTTTGGATGTCACAACACAAACTTGAATAGTCCGATACAACATAAGTCAGTTGAACCCTGCCATCCGTTGCATCTTAACCACCACGCTCCAATCGGGTCATGATTCACTACGAAGACGACAACAGACGACGGGAGCGCCATGGCTGTGCGGGGCTTTCGCTTTACCCGGAGTCCACGATATCTGTGCCTGAACCCGGAGATGGGGAATCATTAGCAAGGAGACGCGGCTCAACTCCGAGCACTGTGCAATACAAAGCGACCATCCTCGAGCCTCGGGACTTTGTGGGTGTCACTTCTTTCTGAACGTCTCGAAGAGGAGTAGTCAGGACGATGTAAAGTTCTTGATTGTCCGGACTAACGAGAGCTCGGCCTAGGCTCACTACCAGAGGACGAATACTATCAAGAACGGGACTCCGAGTAGAGGAGGGCGCGGAGACAATCCTGGACACCATTTTCTCAAACGCCAGCAGCATCAGTCCATCATTTGCAGTGTCCGACGATACCACAGAGCCCTAGACCACCAGGAAACGAACGTGGCGAGTCCATATATCAGCCGGAAGCTTGCCACACCTCTTACTGGCCCAACCGCCGGCGAAGTCTCCCGTAATCCTGGAAATGACCTCGGGACCGGCATCCAGTCCAGTCGAGGTAACGGGCCCTTGGGACTGGGCATTCAACCCTGTATGCAGCGTCCTAGAGGTCGCCGACCCTGTCAATTCAAAATCAATCTCTTCCTCGTCCATCCTTGTCGACGGACTACAGAGACAGAGGGCTGGGCTGATATCCAAGTTTGACCCATGTACAGCCTTATGTGCCGTTGCCGAGATTACGGAGACGATCAAAACAGTTGCATAGCTGCTCGGCCAAGGTCTGAAGAGCTTCAGAAAATGGTCTACCGAAATCTAGATCCGATCACGTCTGACCACATTGAAACCGCAGCGGACCGGTTCGCCGcaaatcccgttaaggtcgccAGGCCCAAAAAGGCAACGAGCTGTCCCTGCTCACGTCCAAATCTAGACAGGACCTTCTCCACCAAAAACAACAGAGATACATTTGCCGGAAAGCCTCACAGCTAGATACGCGTCTTTCCAAATATGTCATATTTACCCCGCTGTAAAAAGGTCTGTAAAAAGGTCAAAAGGAAAAAGTTGAAGCACGCAGATGCGCATGTGACACATCAAAGACTTGATCAGTCTCACTCTCCCGGTCAGTCGAATACAACTCCTCCGATCGACCCCGCTAGTTGCACACTGTATCCCCAGAAACGATTCAAGTCAAGTTTGCCAGATGAGAGAGACCGACAACGACGATGAGATAGCTGTGAACCTCATCTTCATCAACAGTCCAGCCAAGAGGGTTGTGCATCGTCCTTCGTGCCAAGTCTACGGGCTGCTCTCCTCTTCGACTCCCCGCTGGACCCCCGCTACTGGCGCTGTCGCCAAAGCCGCGCTGAGGACGTGCACCACCTTATTAGTAACAACGAGCGGAACATGAGGGCGGGCAATGCAGGCAGTACCCGTAGGTCCACAACCACTGTCAGTCCGCGCCCAGCAGTTAGGTTGCGCCGGCCGTGCCACGGGCGGGTCTATCGTTCACCGAATCACAACACGCGAGAAGGCCAAAAGCAGCATACAAATCTCTCACTCTGCCCCTTGCATCCCGAGTTCCCGCCATCCATGAGTCTGCAGTGAGTTTAGTCGCCCGTGAATGGAACCAGAGATCCGCTGTTCGACCTAATCAGGCAAAAGTTGTCGGCGGGCTATTTCAACCGCATACCAATGCGACGACAACATCCACAGTTTTGCAATGACAAGAACAAGAATAAGAGAGTGCATGTCGACAAATTAACCTCTGTCAATCAAGTGCGGTCTGGAACCTACTACCCTAGATCTTCCACCCCTCCCCTCGGACGTCAAACTGTCAACAAGTTTAccaagcaagcaagcaaCCGGACGGTAGGGGTTGGCTCGTTCGTACTCGATGCCTGCCCGAGCTTGAATTAATTAGGAAATTCCAAGGAGAAATGACACAACCATTTGTATGGACAGGACAGAAGCCAAAATCTGTTGCGAAAACCTTGCCCACCGCTTGACAACCAAGCTTCGCGCGACCTTATGCTGTCGGGCAGCTGTCAAAAAACGACCCGGGCTTTCTTCCTTTCTTCctcccccctcctcctcaccaccaccaccgtggTAGGTAGTGTAGCTTGTTTGCCAGCACCTCTTTGTgcctgtttttttttttttttttttgtcttTCCCCTTCTTTCGTGTGTCTCGCATTCCAGCTTTAGAGTTCAGTCACTTGTCATGTCACCATGACGGCACACCACACACTTTTACGTATGCCGCCACGGACAACTGCGCACTGCCGAACCAACCCAAACCAAAGCCGAGTCTAAATTTTTGTTTGCTTGTTCGAGTCCGCAAACGGAATTGTTCGAGGACGGACGGACGGACGCGGGGAACGGAGGAAGGAAAAGTCGAAAGATCTGAAAATGTGTAAGCAACGGAAAGAAAAAGTCTCTCCTGGTCTCGACGGAAACAACCCACCACTTTTCACTTCGGATCAATCCTCGCATGATTGGTCAACAGTACGACGACCTATCTGTGCCTCCTCCTTCGACCATCTAGGATTCGATGCTCTAGGAGTATAGTGCATAGATATTGTAGACCTTTCAGATAACCATCACTTCACAGAACTCGGCGCGTAAATTACAATTCTTCTTATAACATTTTCACAACATTAGCAATTCGTCAGGTCCTGTCTTTCTAGTCGTGGTGATTTCCGGTACGAagacggggggggggggggggggggaaggaGGAGGAATAATAATCGCCAAAGGGGGGCGCGCACGCGGATATAACTATCATACAAGGTGTATAGAGACATTTCATCCTCTCCATATTCTTAAAACTCATCTTGCGTTCTTCATCACTTCCTTTTTCCCATGAATCGGTGCATCCCCGGGCTCTCGGTGCCTGCTTATTCCCCCGTATCCCAGACTGAGAGCGCGCCTGACAACAACGACAACGATGACAGCGAACAGGAACGGAAAGTGTACGGTGTGAATGTAGCTTTTTGTTGATTTGCCCAGGGCCGGGGGGTATCGTGCCGAGTCCTACGGAGAAACAGAGCCCAAAAGACATTTCCTCGCAGAGCAGCGTAGTGAGAGATTACGGGTTCTGGAGCGGACCGAGTTGGTCGCGCGACGTCTCTCTGTTCCCTCGTTGATCCTCGACTTTAATGAAATCATCACAGTCCATTCCAAAAAAGATGTGCCTGCCCCAGCCGTGAGAATGTCGTGCTCTCGTGCTGAAAAAGGACCTTCCCCCTCCCGCGCCGGAAATTCCCCCACCCTGCTTCCGCAAGACATAGCTTTCTCCAACCACACAACTCTCCCCTACCGCCACtggagaagaaggaaaaaaGAACGAAAACGAAAATGGCCAACGATGCCATACAAACTCGCGTCCACAGACGGCAAGCCGCCTGTCGCGAGGCACAGACGTGCCGCGCTCAATGAGACCGCCGCCGTCGTAATGCCACCCATACCCCATGTCTCCTGATCGCATGCTCCTCAGTGTCTCCATGTCTCTCGTTATGTTCCCCCGTGTTTTCCCCAGCTAGACAGCATTAAAATCCGCTCCGCGATAACGGTATCGCACAATAACTGTTTTCCTTGAAAATTAAAGTCCAAGGACGGCCAAGTTGTGAGATGCCGGCGGAGTCGTAATAGCAAAAGGGAAATTGGGATCAAgagaaataaaaagaaaacgtAGTGGAACGAGATGCAGCAATTATTCACACCGAATTGTAACGCCAAACTACCAGAGCCTCATCGCCGGGTGAAGAAATGACGAATGCCGGCGACTGAGGTCTGGGAGATGCAGGATGTGTGTCTGGTATCAACGGGAAATGCAAAAGTCACGATGAACTTGGCGATCATGACTGATGCGACGTGTGCTGGGGAAGACCAGACTGCGGCGGCATAGCGTAGCCACCACCCCGTTGTTGTTGCTGGACGTAACTCTGGTAGGCGAGCGCCTGAGAAGGGTCCATGCCGACGTTGGACATGTAGTTAGGAGGCATGTGAGGTTGAGGCATACCCTGGCGTCCAGCCTGAGGGGGCAGGTGCTGTTGAGGAGGCTCTTCGGGCGAGTCAACCTGGTTCGAGTCGTCGACGCCGTTCTCGCCGCCTTGGGATGGCTCGGGTGCATTCAGGCATGCCTGTATCGAGAGTCAGAATtgtcctttttctttttctttgtAATTTTGCGTTGGTTCAAGCAGAAAGCGCATACCTGAATCAAGTTCTTGCCCTCAGCCTTAGTGACAAGAGGTTGCAACTTTGGTGTCGTGAAGGTGTAGACGAGACCTGTCTCGGAAACAACGAGGAGGAGCACTTGGGTGCCAGTGAGGACAGAAAGCTCATAAGCCTAGTGGACATTCTGGTCAGCATTTTGAACAAGTAAAAATCGGGCTGGTGCAGGCAGCAGCAAGTTTCCGTGGAGGATTGCTTCGACTCGGTTGGAGATAGAGGAACGATTGGAATTGTCAACGTACCTTCTTCATGATACCAGCCTTGCGCTTGGAAAATGTAATGTGACGACGAGACTTGTCGTTGATGAACTTAATCTCAATCTTGCGACGCTCGCGGCCGCCCTTctcgtcatcatcatcgtcgtcgtcggcggtGCTGGGACGTTGGCGCTTGACGCCTCTGTTCTCGGCGACGCTGCCGTTGCCAACCTGCGACTCGTCGAGGTCGGTAGGCGAGGTCTGGTCGTGTTGATCGGTGATGTCGGCCATTGTGGACAAGTGCGCGGGTGTTGGATGGTATCACAAGGCAGtaaaaggtaaaaaaaacGGTGGAGATACTGCTTTGAGCGTGGTGCCGATTGATCTATACTTGATCAGGGTGGATGAGCTCTTGCTGTGTGTAGCTTGAATGTTGTCGCAGAAGGAGGCAGGTCGGAACGGGAGGTAACCTGTATTGAGTCTGGTGCGGAGCGGATGCGGTGCCTTGCGTGTGGTGGAGGTGGGAAGGCAGGTAAGGTTGACTGATTGAGAAAGATGGCAGGTAGGAGAGTTGAGTTGGTAGGGTAGGTGGTAGGTAGGTGGGTAGGTTACGCGGGCGACTGATAGCGCGGTTGCGTGTGTAGTAGTACcttttttgtttttttcCCCTGCCGACCAACGGAAGCGAGGAATTTGCTgatttaattttttatttgcTTTGTTTGACTTTTGGAGCTTCCGTGCCTGACATGCACTTGTTGCTTGTCGGTAGCCACAGCGGATAGCGGACAGGCTGAATGAAGATTTGTCCCAAATAGTCAATAGTCGACGGCGACTATTTTTCGGACAGGCGGCGCGGGCGCGGTGGATGGATGGTTTGGTGGTAGAAGGAAGCTGGTCTTTTTTGGAGACAAGCACAAGGTAGCGTGGCGGCAGCAggtgggtggtggtggtggttgtgGTTTGTTCGCAGCGGAAAGCGGGAAGGCTTGGCCTGGCGAAACGAACTGGCTGCGGTGCGGGTTATGAGCCGAGCGGATTTGTGTAGGTATTTCTGCGGAGATGCGTGGTGCGATGGGGTGGCCGCGcagaaaaaggaaaaaacGCGACTCGAGTGAGAAACTTGGGTCGGGGG is a window encoding:
- a CDS encoding SRF-type transcription factor codes for the protein MADITDQHDQTSPTDLDESQVGNGSVAENRGVKRQRPSTADDDDDDDEKGGRERRKIEIKFINDKSRRHITFSKRKAGIMKKAYELSVLTGTQVLLLVVSETGLVYTFTTPKLQPLVTKAEGKNLIQACLNAPEPSQGGENGVDDSNQVDSPEEPPQQHLPPQAGRQGMPQPHMPPNYMSNVGMDPSQALAYQSYVQQQQRGGGYAMPPQSGLPQHTSHQPQSPAFVISSPGDEALVVWRYNSV